One segment of Coffea arabica cultivar ET-39 chromosome 7c, Coffea Arabica ET-39 HiFi, whole genome shotgun sequence DNA contains the following:
- the LOC113697810 gene encoding probable dolichyl pyrophosphate Man9GlcNAc2 alpha-1,3-glucosyltransferase isoform X1, with protein sequence MEKMKIRKNPPKPKFSDPDTGIWSWIVQRGTVASFICISLFALLVRVCVSLHPYSGAGNPPKYGDYEAQRHWMEITINLPVKEWYRNSTINDLNYWGLDYPPLTAYQSYFHGLILRCFDPKSVSLYTSRGYESYIGKLLMRWTVLSSDALIFFPAVLYFINVYYSGKPIKEKTSVAWHIALILLNPCLILIDHGHFQYNCISLGLTVAAVAAILSDRDVVGSVLFSLALNHKQMSAYFAPAFFSYLLGKCLRQQNPVIEVAKLGLAVLGTFAVVWSPYLYSAEASLEVLSRLAPFERGIYEDYVANFWCTTSILVKWKRLLNMQPLKLLSLTATISACLPSMIQLIWKPKKSSFLYGLLNSALAFYLFSFQVHEKSILLPLLPASFLAMEKPFVLLWLTQNALVSMFPLLTRDKLIIPYIALHGLFILLYHSPGGRQHKKETQSSFGTLRLFLLSCFLVLHVVYLTIAPPRKYPFLFEAVIMLLCFSQFVVIFLYTNTKQWTPSKPSALSTEAKKHL encoded by the exons ATGGAGAAGATGAAAATCCGAAAGAATCCGCCAAAACCCAAATTCAGCGATCCTGACACTGGAATCTGGTCATGGATAGTCCAAAGAGGAACAGTGGCATCATTCATCTGCATCAGCCTTTTCGCACTTTTAGTAAGGGTATGCGTATCTCTGCACCCATATTCCGGCGCTGGAAATCCGCCCAAGTACGGTGATTATGAGGCCCAGAGGCATTGGATGGAGATCACCATTAATCTACCCGTTAAAGAATGGTACCGAAATAGCACCATTAATGATCTCAACTACTGGGGCCTTGATTACCCGCCGCTCACTGCTTATCAAAGCTACTTCCATGGCCTTATCCTACGATGTTTTGATCCTAAATCTGTTTCACTTTACACTTCTCGTGGCTATGAGTCTTACATTGG GAAATTGTTGATGAGGTGGACGGTTTTATCATCTGATGCTTTGATATTTTTTCCTGCAGTGCTTTATTTTATCAATGTGTATTATTCTGGGAAGCCTATCAAGGAGAAGACTAGTGTAGCGTGGCACATTGCCTTGATTTTATTGAACCCATGTCTCATATTGATTGATCATGGTCATTTTCAG TACAATTGTATTAGTTTGGGCCTCACTGTTGCCGCTGTTGCAGCAATTCTGTCTGATAGAGATGTTGTTGGTTCTGTACTTTTTAGTCTTGCACTCAACCATAAACAG ATGAGTGCATACTTTGCTCCTGCATTTTTCAGCTATCTCTTGGGCAAATGCCTAAGGCAACAAAATCCAGTAATTGAGGTGGCAAAACTGGGCTTGGCAGTGCTAGGGACCTTTGCTGTTGTTTGGAGCCCATATCTTTATTCAGCAGAAGCATCCTTAGAG GTTCTATCCCGTCTGGCTCCTTTCGAAAGAGGTATATATGAGGATTATGTGGCGAATTTTTGGTGTACTACTTCAATCCTCGTAAAGTGGAAGAGATTGTTGAATATGCAACCCCTAAAACTTCTGAGTCTTACTGCAACCATTTCTGCTTGTCTACCTTCCATGATTCAGCTGATAtggaaaccaaaaaaatcaaGTTTCCTTTATGGGCTTTTGAACAGTGCTCTTGCATTCTACTTGTTCTCATTTCAAG TACATGAGAAATCCATCCTGCTGCCACTCCTCCCTGCAAGCTTTTTGGCCATGGAAAAGCCTTTCGTTCTCTTGTGGCTGACACAAAATGCATTAGTGTCTATGTTCCCTCTTCTTACCCGGGATAAATTGATTATCCCATACATTGCTTTACATGGTCTCTTTATCCTTCTTTACCATTCGCCTGGCGGGAGACAACACAAAAAAGAGACTCAATCTTCCTTTGGCACATTAAGATTATTTCTTCTGTCTTGCTTTCTAGTGCTGCATGTTGTCTACTTGACGATAGCACCTCCAAGGAAGTACCCTTTCCTTTTTGAAGCGGTCATCATGCTTCTTTGCTTCTCCCAGTTCGTAGTAATTTTTCTATACACCAACACTAAGCAATGGACGCCATCCAAGCCCTCTGCTCTATCCACAGAGGCCAAAAAACACCTCTGA
- the LOC113697810 gene encoding probable dolichyl pyrophosphate Man9GlcNAc2 alpha-1,3-glucosyltransferase isoform X2: MRPRGIGWRSPLIYPLKNGTEIAPLMISTTGALITRRSLLIKATSMALSYDVLILNLFHFTLLVAMSLTLVLYFINVYYSGKPIKEKTSVAWHIALILLNPCLILIDHGHFQYNCISLGLTVAAVAAILSDRDVVGSVLFSLALNHKQMSAYFAPAFFSYLLGKCLRQQNPVIEVAKLGLAVLGTFAVVWSPYLYSAEASLEVLSRLAPFERGIYEDYVANFWCTTSILVKWKRLLNMQPLKLLSLTATISACLPSMIQLIWKPKKSSFLYGLLNSALAFYLFSFQVHEKSILLPLLPASFLAMEKPFVLLWLTQNALVSMFPLLTRDKLIIPYIALHGLFILLYHSPGGRQHKKETQSSFGTLRLFLLSCFLVLHVVYLTIAPPRKYPFLFEAVIMLLCFSQFVVIFLYTNTKQWTPSKPSALSTEAKKHL; the protein is encoded by the exons ATGAGGCCCAGAGGCATTGGATGGAGATCACCATTAATCTACCCGTTAAAGAATGGTACCGAAATAGCACCATTAATGATCTCAACTACTGGGGCCTTGATTACCCGCCGCTCACTGCTTATCAAAGCTACTTCCATGGCCTTATCCTACGATGTTTTGATCCTAAATCTGTTTCACTTTACACTTCTCGTGGCTATGAGTCTTACATTGG TGCTTTATTTTATCAATGTGTATTATTCTGGGAAGCCTATCAAGGAGAAGACTAGTGTAGCGTGGCACATTGCCTTGATTTTATTGAACCCATGTCTCATATTGATTGATCATGGTCATTTTCAG TACAATTGTATTAGTTTGGGCCTCACTGTTGCCGCTGTTGCAGCAATTCTGTCTGATAGAGATGTTGTTGGTTCTGTACTTTTTAGTCTTGCACTCAACCATAAACAG ATGAGTGCATACTTTGCTCCTGCATTTTTCAGCTATCTCTTGGGCAAATGCCTAAGGCAACAAAATCCAGTAATTGAGGTGGCAAAACTGGGCTTGGCAGTGCTAGGGACCTTTGCTGTTGTTTGGAGCCCATATCTTTATTCAGCAGAAGCATCCTTAGAG GTTCTATCCCGTCTGGCTCCTTTCGAAAGAGGTATATATGAGGATTATGTGGCGAATTTTTGGTGTACTACTTCAATCCTCGTAAAGTGGAAGAGATTGTTGAATATGCAACCCCTAAAACTTCTGAGTCTTACTGCAACCATTTCTGCTTGTCTACCTTCCATGATTCAGCTGATAtggaaaccaaaaaaatcaaGTTTCCTTTATGGGCTTTTGAACAGTGCTCTTGCATTCTACTTGTTCTCATTTCAAG TACATGAGAAATCCATCCTGCTGCCACTCCTCCCTGCAAGCTTTTTGGCCATGGAAAAGCCTTTCGTTCTCTTGTGGCTGACACAAAATGCATTAGTGTCTATGTTCCCTCTTCTTACCCGGGATAAATTGATTATCCCATACATTGCTTTACATGGTCTCTTTATCCTTCTTTACCATTCGCCTGGCGGGAGACAACACAAAAAAGAGACTCAATCTTCCTTTGGCACATTAAGATTATTTCTTCTGTCTTGCTTTCTAGTGCTGCATGTTGTCTACTTGACGATAGCACCTCCAAGGAAGTACCCTTTCCTTTTTGAAGCGGTCATCATGCTTCTTTGCTTCTCCCAGTTCGTAGTAATTTTTCTATACACCAACACTAAGCAATGGACGCCATCCAAGCCCTCTGCTCTATCCACAGAGGCCAAAAAACACCTCTGA
- the LOC113699380 gene encoding ubiquitin receptor RAD23d-like isoform X2, which produces MKVSVKTLKGTHFQIEVKPDDYVADVKRIIETIQGSDVYPAAQQMLIHQGKVLKDDTTLEENKVAENSFIVIMLTKNKVSTSGSSSGTTANTAQPATAAAQATQPVTAPQASATNVSPPQTAPESTPAPAPAPAPAPAPDSSVTDVYGQAASNLVAGTTLESTIQQILDMGGGSWDRDTVIRALRAAYNNPERAVEYLYSGIPEAAEGPPPAQAPASAQSVNPSAQAPQPAVPSSGPNANPLDLFPQGLPSGGTNASAGSLDFLRNSQQFQALRAMVQANPQILQPMLQELGKQNPHLMRLIQEHQADFLRLINEPVEGEGNILGQLAEAMPQAVTVTPEEREAIERLEAMGFDPALVLEVFFACNKNEELAANYLLDHMHEFDE; this is translated from the exons ATGAAGGTTTCAGTTAAGACTTTGAAAGGCACCCACTTCCAGATCGAAGTGAAACCCGACGACTAC GTTGCTGATGTGAAGAGAATTATAGAAACGATTCAGGGTTCAGATGTCTACCCGGCTGCACAGCAGATGCTTATTCACCAGGGAAAAGTTCTCAAGGATGACACCACATTGGAGGAAAATAAAGTTGCTGAAAATAGTTTCATTGTTATTATGTTGACCAAG AATAAAGTTTCAACAAGTGGGAGCTCATCAGGAACAACTGCAAATACA GCACAACCTGCAACTGCTGCTGCTCAAGCAACTCAACCTGTGACGGCACCTCAAGCTTCTGCTACGAATGTGTCAcc GCCTCAGACTGCTCCTGAATCAACTCCTGCTCCTGCACCTGCGCCTGCACCTGCACCTGCACCTGATTC TTCAGTGACAGATGTGTATGGCCAAGCGGCATCAAATCTGGTGGCTGGAACTACCTTGGAGAGTACTATTCAACAAATACTTGATATGGGTGGAGGGAGTTGGGATAGGGATACGGTAATCCGTGCTTTGCGCGCTGCATATAATAATCCAGAAAGAGCTGTTGAATACCTTTATTCT GGTATCCCTGAAGCGGCTGAAGGCCCTCCTCCAGCCCAAGCTCCTGCAAGTGCACAGTCAGTGAACCCATCAGCCCAGGCTCCACAACCAGCAGTACCTTCCAGTGGGCCAAATGCTAATCCTTTAGATCTTTTCCCACAG GGCCTCCCAAGTGGGGGTACAAATGCAAGTGCTGGCAGCTTAGATTTTCTACGAAATAGTCAGCAG TTCCAAGCTTTACGTGCAATGGTGCAAGCCAATCCTCAAATC CTGCAGCCAATGCTTCAAGAGCTTGGAAAGCAAAATCCGCACTTAATGCGGCTCATTCAAGAGCATCAGGCTGACTTCCTACGCCTAATAAATGAACCTGTTGAAGGGGAGGG GAACATATTGGGGCAACTTGCTGAAGCAATGCCACAGGCTGTGACTGTCACACCTGAGGAACGTGAAGCAATTGAACGT CTTGAAGCAATGGGTTTTGATCCAGCCTTGGTATTGGAAGTATTTTTTGCGTGCAACAAGAACGAGGAACTAGCTGCAAACTACCTGTTAGATCATATGCACGAGTTTGATGAATGA
- the LOC113699380 gene encoding ubiquitin receptor RAD23d-like isoform X1: protein MKVSVKTLKGTHFQIEVKPDDYVADVKRIIETIQGSDVYPAAQQMLIHQGKVLKDDTTLEENKVAENSFIVIMLTKNKVSTSGSSSGTTANTAQPATAAAQATQPVTAPQASATNVSPPQTAPESTPAPAPAPAPAPAPDSSSVTDVYGQAASNLVAGTTLESTIQQILDMGGGSWDRDTVIRALRAAYNNPERAVEYLYSGIPEAAEGPPPAQAPASAQSVNPSAQAPQPAVPSSGPNANPLDLFPQGLPSGGTNASAGSLDFLRNSQQFQALRAMVQANPQILQPMLQELGKQNPHLMRLIQEHQADFLRLINEPVEGEGNILGQLAEAMPQAVTVTPEEREAIERLEAMGFDPALVLEVFFACNKNEELAANYLLDHMHEFDE from the exons ATGAAGGTTTCAGTTAAGACTTTGAAAGGCACCCACTTCCAGATCGAAGTGAAACCCGACGACTAC GTTGCTGATGTGAAGAGAATTATAGAAACGATTCAGGGTTCAGATGTCTACCCGGCTGCACAGCAGATGCTTATTCACCAGGGAAAAGTTCTCAAGGATGACACCACATTGGAGGAAAATAAAGTTGCTGAAAATAGTTTCATTGTTATTATGTTGACCAAG AATAAAGTTTCAACAAGTGGGAGCTCATCAGGAACAACTGCAAATACA GCACAACCTGCAACTGCTGCTGCTCAAGCAACTCAACCTGTGACGGCACCTCAAGCTTCTGCTACGAATGTGTCAcc GCCTCAGACTGCTCCTGAATCAACTCCTGCTCCTGCACCTGCGCCTGCACCTGCACCTGCACCTGATTC CAGTTCAGTGACAGATGTGTATGGCCAAGCGGCATCAAATCTGGTGGCTGGAACTACCTTGGAGAGTACTATTCAACAAATACTTGATATGGGTGGAGGGAGTTGGGATAGGGATACGGTAATCCGTGCTTTGCGCGCTGCATATAATAATCCAGAAAGAGCTGTTGAATACCTTTATTCT GGTATCCCTGAAGCGGCTGAAGGCCCTCCTCCAGCCCAAGCTCCTGCAAGTGCACAGTCAGTGAACCCATCAGCCCAGGCTCCACAACCAGCAGTACCTTCCAGTGGGCCAAATGCTAATCCTTTAGATCTTTTCCCACAG GGCCTCCCAAGTGGGGGTACAAATGCAAGTGCTGGCAGCTTAGATTTTCTACGAAATAGTCAGCAG TTCCAAGCTTTACGTGCAATGGTGCAAGCCAATCCTCAAATC CTGCAGCCAATGCTTCAAGAGCTTGGAAAGCAAAATCCGCACTTAATGCGGCTCATTCAAGAGCATCAGGCTGACTTCCTACGCCTAATAAATGAACCTGTTGAAGGGGAGGG GAACATATTGGGGCAACTTGCTGAAGCAATGCCACAGGCTGTGACTGTCACACCTGAGGAACGTGAAGCAATTGAACGT CTTGAAGCAATGGGTTTTGATCCAGCCTTGGTATTGGAAGTATTTTTTGCGTGCAACAAGAACGAGGAACTAGCTGCAAACTACCTGTTAGATCATATGCACGAGTTTGATGAATGA